The Vespula vulgaris chromosome 14, iyVesVulg1.1, whole genome shotgun sequence DNA segment TTAGTATCACGTCTAAAAGTAAATGATCGTAGGCTTCTATTTGTaattgtttttcgtttttataaacattttgttatttgttcatttattcTACATTATATCTACGACCAATTCATTTatcttgtaaatatattaatttaagttcactataaaaaatcatattattcCCTTCGCGCTTTAACAAACATTTTACTAGATATAATCCCCGTAggttatatatgttattataaaagcacttatttataaatgaattgaGACATTTTAATTTGCACATCTTTcactaatataataatttaataatttactttatCATCAAACTTTAAAATGGATCTTCTTCAATTGAGAAATGTAACTTGCTTTTAAATTATGCCTTATAGACTAAGAGGaagtatagaaaaattgtcttatattctttttttcatagtttCGAGACTTTCTTCTTGTATATAATCAAATATCAGAGACTTGCTTCAAGAGATGTGCCGATACATTCCTTACTAGAGAAATAACTTCTAACGAGGTATAATCGAGtaatatatcttaaaaatttaatcatattGTAATGTGtctttcattttaatcatattgTAATGAAATCTTTAGAAGTGTGttgaaaacatattttttatttacaggattcatgtataaaaaattgtacagAGAAGCATATACATGCAAATCACAAAATTATGGAATTATATATGGAAATTCAACCTATTCTAGTTcgtaaaagaatagaagaattGAATAATCAAGCAGCAATAATGGCACAATCAGAAGATGAACAGAAAGTAGGAACAgctatatcataaattataataatatatttatttctataaaaaattgtactttCTTTATCTACCATATTTATCCATATCtttattaagatttttaatatcaaatttaaataaaacaaaaatttcattgctttgaatagaaaaaatatttatgaaatttaaaatactgtatttatatagtaataagcattctaattaaaattaaatttaagattaatatttacatcaataataattataatataataacaaactTATCAGATCATTATGActcatatttcaaaaaaagtaCAGATTATATAAGCATTGATTTATTAAGAATTtgtatacacataatatacacacacaataaCATTATAATTAGGAACATACTAGATAGAACGTTtcaaatttgataattatctcttttggTACttcaaattttgaaaaaactattaaaaaattgtcttctttatatgcaaataaataattatattttataatttcagtTTATACATGAAAAACACAAGTACTATGTAAAACACAGTTAAGACATGAAAAATACATGATCTTGTAAAGTAGAATatgctttttatatataattgttaacaaaatataattgcatgttttatgaaaatttgataAGTTAAAATAGAGgctatgaataataattttatttctattttattgcaTAATGTGTAATTTGAAGCCAAAAAAGAGGCAATCACTGAACCTGAAACACACTTTACACAAACTACGTTTCTtcttacatataaaaaaattattaagccGTATATTGTTTCcatgtaaattatttcatacagTCACCTAGAAATTTATTAGCTAGTAACTGCTTtcatatgcatttatatatagcaACTTTTACATATCTCCTAAACTATAGATAATTTAAAGTTATATCTGGAATGgttttaacaataattaaattattattaatattaaaacgttATTTTTCACATTCTCCACAATGAATAAGcataaaacatattaaataaaatatctataatataatatactaaagCAGAATTATACACTACTTATAATTATGATCTTTCATAATCAATCATCAAACATTGTGTACTTCTTGTACACATTTTGTGTAACATTGGTTTACATACATTTTGCATACTTGATGTAgtcattatatatcatatttcctTCAGAAGATTcaacttgaaaaatttttaatatcgcatTGATGATCATAAGATAATCTCCTCTAATAaaacagattttatttttttatcttaatatcTACATTTAAGCATGTGCAAATAATCAAAAGTATAggaatataacaatataacaaGCATAACAATCTAATGTTATATTACCAGAATGATTTccttaaaatataatgataaaattatattatattttgagtTATTcgtatcataaataattatgcaaaattgtaaaaaataataaaattaaatatgttaatataagtatattgttaattagaataatactAAATTTGACTAGCTtgtagaataaattatttattatatctgctTTCaacatgtaaaaaagaaattaattattcaatatttatttacatacaattatttctttatgataGATACTTAGGAAGATATTCATATTGTActtcaaaaaatttatcaaagttactttttcaatgttttaatcgataataattctataaattttataaataataaatatattagaaaaaaatgtttctctttcattattattcaaagTATATTGGAATTTATTGGTTAAGATTGTCATCTTATAACAACTtcgattgtttcttttctttccttctttctttttttttttttttgaaaatcaagAACTGATCAAATTAtttagattaaattatatagtatttatgataatattattaactaattaatagTTATTCCCCTGTAAGtagtaatatatatcatattaatagacaatttctttctattatatgaactgaaaaaataaaatattaacaagctatttaatattacttctaacacattttataaattttatatatattaatttatcagaataatttttatatacatgaaaATTTCACTAAGAAGTTGAAGACATACAAAATTAAACATACATTGActtaaaaaagttaaaagcATTAAATATTTGTCATGATCCTTTAAcagatctttttcttattattttaagcACTGCCCAAGCAATTCTATAATTAACCCTATAAACtccaaaaacaaaataaaatattaattttaaatttaattggaAAAGTTTGATTaagtatcattttttattatattataatataattgtatatttgtaatacatattagataaataaaaaatatattaaataagtaaataaattaacaataaaagaatttcTGAAGTTTTTAGGGTTATTATTAGTAGTACTTAATACCTTCTTGAAAACAAATATCCAGCAACTTCTTTCATTAAGGAgaatatgatata contains these protein-coding regions:
- the LOC127069242 gene encoding mitochondrial import inner membrane translocase subunit Tim10 B-like: MDLLQLRNFRDFLLVYNQISETCFKRCADTFLTREITSNEDSCIKNCTEKHIHANHKIMELYMEIQPILVRKRIEELNNQAAIMAQSEDEQKVGTAIS